The sequence CGCGCGCTCGTCGCGCAGCGCGACGCGACCCTCCATCTGCCCGTCGACATTCCCGGCTACACCGATTTTTATTCGTCGAAGGAACACGCGACGAACGTCGGCTCGATGTTTCGCGATCCGAAGAACGCGCTGTTGCCGAACTGGTCCGAGATGCCGATCGGCTACAACGGCCGCGCGTCGTCGGTCGTCGTGAGCGGTACGCCGGTGCGCCGGCCGAACGGGCAACTGAAGCTGCCGGACAGCGACCGCCCGGTGTTCGGCGCGTGCCGCAAGCTCGATATCGAGCTCGAGACGGGCTTCATCGTCGGCCGCGGCAGCGCGCTCGGCGAGCCGATCGCGTGCGAGGACGCGGAGTCGCACATTTTCGGCGTGGTGCTCCTGAACGACTGGAGCGCGCGCGACATCCAGCAATGGGAATACGTGCCGCTCGGGCCGTTCAACGCGAAGACGTTCGCGACGTCGATCTCGCCGTGGATCGTCACGCTCGACGCGCTCGAGCCGTTCCGCACCGCGCAGCCGAAGCAGGCGCCGGAGCCGCTCGCGTATCTGCGCCACGGCGGCGAGCATGCGTTCGACGTCGAGCTCGAAGTGCGGCTGAAGCCGGAAGGCGCGGCCGGCGCGACGACGATCTCGCGCACGAACTTCAAGCACATGTACTGGACGATGGCGCAGCAGCTCGCGCATCACACGGTGTCGGGCTGCAACACGCGGGTCGGCGACCTGATGGGCTCGGGCACGATCAGCGGGCCGACGAAGGATTCGTTCGGCAGCCTGCTCGAGCTGACGTGGAACGGCAAGGAGCCCGTCGCGCTCGCGAGCGGCGGCGTGCGCGCGTTCATCGAGGACGGCGACGAGCTGACGCTCGCCGGCTGGTGCCAGGGCGACGGGTATCGCGTCGGCTTCGGGACGTGCGTCGGGAAGATTCTGCCGGCGTCGAAGGGGTGACAGCGTAGTGAGGGGAGACGGTCGTGCCGCCCGGCGAGCAGTGTCGCGGCGCGGGCTGTGCGAGAGGTCGAATCGGGCGCTTGCGGCTTCGGTGCTGCAAGCGCCCGTGTCGTTTGGGCGGGTGCGTCGGGGCGGTCCGGTGTCCGGGCGGAGGGGGCGTTGCAACGCGGTGGCGGGATGTCGTTTGCTGCGTCATGCGCGGCGCTTCATGCGTCGTATGCTTCGAATTTCGAATTTCGAATTTCGAATTTCGAACCTCGAACCTCGAACCTCGAAGCCAGAAGCCAGAAGCCAGAAGCCAGAAGCCAGAAGCCAAGAGCTCGATGTCGGAAATTGCAAATTCCGAAGTTGGAGCTTGGCACAAGGTATTCTGCACCGTGCGTTGCTCGGCTCGGCTCGGCTCGGCATTCAGCATTCAGCATTCAGCATTCAGCATTCAGCATTCAGCATTCAGCATTCAGCATTCAGCATTCGAACGCCGGAAGCGAGAAGTTTCAAACCGCGCAAGACATTGCCAAATCCCGAGCGACCATGCGCACTCGTCCATTCTTTCGCTGACGACAGCGGACTCGCGGCCGCGAACGTCCGCAGCTCCGATTTGCGTCACCGCTCCTGCCGAGCCGCGTGCATCGGCAATGTTCGTCGCTCCCAAAGCGCGGCGACGATGAACGCGAGCGCCGACACGATCAGCACGCCGACCAGCGCATCGCCGCCGAGCTGCTCCATCAGCGCGCCGGCGACGAGCGGTCCGCCGAAGCTCGCCGCGCTCCACGACGCGGACACGAGCGAGCTCGCCGTCACGAGCGCCGAGCCGCGGAAGCGCTCGCCGCACGCGACGAGCGACAGCGTGTAGACGCTGCCCGCCGCCGCGCCGAGCACGAAGAGGAGCGGCCAGCAGAGCCACGGCGTCGCGACGACGACGGGCAACAGCGGCAGCAGCGCGAGCACGACGCAACCCGCGCCGATATGCACGCGCTCTCGGCCGAGCTTGTCGGCGAGCCAGCCGATCGGGAATTGCATCGCGGTGTCGCCGAACAGCAGGATCGCCGCGAGCAGCACGGCCGTTCCGCTCGCGACGCCGCGCTCCATCGCGAAGAGCGGCAGCAGCGAGAGGGCGAGCGTGTCGAACAGCGCGAAAAACGCGGTGCCGATGACGAGCGCGGGCATCTTCGGCATCACGCGCGTCCAGCGGTCGTGCGCCTCGTGATGCGGCTCGTCGCCGACAGGCGTCTTGCGGATCGACGCGAGCGACGGCAAGGCGAGCAGGAAAAGCGCGCCGCTCAGCGCGAAACGCACGTTCGTCATCCCGGCGATCTGGCTGACGAGCACGGGGCCCGCCATCTGGAACAGCGTGAAATTCGTCGCGTAGATCGCGACGACGCGCCCGCGCGTCGCATCGTCGGCGAGCTGGTTGACCCACGCTTCGCCGATCGTGAAGAGCAGCATCAACGCGGCGCCGCAGACGACGCGCAGCACGCCCCAGACGGCGAGGCTCGACGTGAACTGCATCAGGATGGTCGCCGCGGCGAGCATGAGCACCGACGCGACGATCACTTGCCGTCCGCCGAAGCGCTTCATGATTGCCGACACGAACGGCACGACGACGAGGCCGCCGCCCGCCTGCGCGGCGGTCAGCATGCCGACGATGTTGGTGCCGTGGCCCGCCTCGGTGAGCGCGAGCGCGGTGAGGGGGAGGGTGGCGCCCGTGCCGAGGCCGACGACGGCGACGCTGAGAATGAGCGCGAGAAAATCGCGGGTGAGGATCGTTTTCATGACGGCCGTGATGCTACACCGGGGAGCGGAATCGCTCCATCGAGATGCGTGCCGCGCGACGCGGCGACGCCGATGCCGATGCCGATGCCGGGGCTGCGCGGAGGCGGAGGCGGAGCGTGCGTGGTGGAGGCAGCCGGGCTCGATGCTGCGCCGGCCGTGTGTCGCGCGGTCGTATGGACGGACGGCGGCGCCTGCCCGATTCACGCATGCCGTACCGGGCCGATGATCGCACGCGACGCGCGGCATTCTCGGCATGTGCGAAAAAGCGCAAATGTCCGACGCGCGGCGGCGCGGTGCGAGTCGCGCACGCGGCCCAACCGGCATTCGAATGCGCGGAGCCCAACCGGGAGCCGCGCGTGATACGAGACTTCGGTGAAAAGCGGGATGCTCGCTGCGCGGCGGCGCGATTCGAGTCGCGCACGCGGCCCAACCGGCATTCGAATGCGCGGAGCCCAACCGGGAGCCGCGCGTGACACGAGACTTCGGCGAAAAGCGGAAATGCCCGATGCTTGACGGCGCGACGCGATTCGCGCCTTTCGATGCGTCGACGTTCGCTTGCGCGGCGAGCCAATCGCCCAAGCCGGACCGGCGCGCCGCGCATGCGATCACGTCGCGCGGCCGACGGCCACGCCGATCGGCAGCGCGCCGTTCGTCGAGCGCGATTCAACGGGGCGATCGATCCGTTGCCGGCGGCGCATCATCCGGCCTGCCGCGCAGCGAATCGCTGCCTCGCGCGCTCCGCGCATCAGGCGCATTCGGCCGGCCCCGGCACCGCGCGCCGTTCGAGCGACGCCGACCACAGCGTGAGCGCGAGCGCCGCCATCGCGAGCACGGCGCCCGCCCACGGCAGCTTCGCGAGCGGCACGCCCGCGTGGATCGCGGTGCCGCCGAGCCACGCGCCGAGCGCGTTGCCGAGATTGAACGCGCCCTGGTTGAGCGTCGACGCGAGATTCGGCGCGTGGCTCGCGCGGTCGACGATCAGGATCTGCAGCGGCGGCACGATCGCGAACGCGAGCACGCCCCACACGAAGATCGTCACGAGCGCGGGCATCGGCGTACGCATCGTGCCCGCGAACGCGGCGAGCACGACGCCGATCGCCGCGAGCGTCGCGACGAGCGACGGCATCCGCCGCCAGTCGGCGAGCTTGCCGCCGACGGTGCCGCCGACCGTCAGGCCGAGGCCGAAGAGCAGCAGCACGAGCGTGACGTCGTGCGGCGTGAAGCCCGTCACGTCCTCGAGGATCGGCGTGATGTACGTGAACACGGTGAAGAGGCTCGCCGACGCGAGCACGCTGATGCCGAGCACCATCAGCACCTGCGGATTGCGCAGCACGCCGAATTCGCGCGCGATGCCGGCGGCGGGCATCTCGAGGCGCTTCGGCACGCAGACGGCGAGCGCTGCTGCCGCGAGCGCGCCGATGCCGGTGACGGCCCAGAACGTCGCGCGCCAGCCGAACGCCTGGCCGAGCGCGGTGCCGAGCGGCACGCCGAGCACGTTTGCGAGCGTGAGGCCGGTGAACATCAGCGCGATCGCCTGCGCGCGCTTGTTCGGCGCGACGAGGCTGCTCGCCACGACCGAGCCGATGCCGAAGAACGCGCCGTGGCAGAACGCGGCGACGACGCGCGCGATCATCAGCGCCGTGTAGCCGGGCGCGATCGCGCAAAACAGGTTGCCGACGATGAACACGCCGATGAGCGAAAGCAGTGCCGCCTTGCGCGGCATCTTCGCGGTGACGACGGCGAGAATCGGCGCGCCGATCGTCACGCCGAGCGCGTAGCCGGACACGAGCATGCCCGCCGCCGGAATCGACACGCCTAGGTCGCGCGCGACGTTCGGCAGGAGGCCCATGATGACGAACTCGGTGGTACCGATACCAAACGCGGCAACGGCAAGGGCGAAGAGGGGCAGCGGCATGGACGACTCGCGGGAGGGCCGCCGCCTCCGGCGCCGCGGGATGCGGCGCGCCGATGGAAGCGAGCGGGACAGCCGCGATTTTATCTCAGGGAAAACCCCTGTGTTTAGGGCCTGATCAGGTGTTGCGCGCAGGCGTCGGCGCGGTGTCCCAGCCGTTCTCGTACAGGCATTCCTCGAGCGGCATCCGCGTGGCCCACCGCTCTTCCTCGAGCATCGGCTTCGCGTAGAACGCGTCGACGTGGCCGAGGCATAGCACGGCGATCGGCTTCGCGCCGTCCGGCATCGCGAGCAGCCGGCGTAGCGCGTCGACGTCGAAGAGCGACACCCAGCCCATCCCGAGCCCCTCGGCGCGCGCGGCGAGCCACATGTTCTGGATCGCGCAAGCGGCCGACGCGAGATCCATCTCCGGCAGCGTGCGGCGGCCGAACACGTGCCGCTCGCGCCCGTCGGCGAGCGCGACGACGAGGAGCTCGCCGCATTCGCGCACGCCTTCGACCTTCAGCCGCATGAATTCGTCGTGCCGCTCGCCGAGCGCGTCGGCGGTCGCGCGGCGCTCGGCGTCGACGAGCGCGTGAATGCGCTCGCGAAGCGCGGGGTCGGTCACGCGGATGAAGCGCCACGGCTGCATGAAGCCGACGCTCGGCGCGTGATGCGCGGCGCGCAGCAAGCGCGCGAGAACGGCGGGATCGACCGGGGCGGACGTGAAATGGCGCATGTCGCGCCGCTCGAAGATCGCCCGGTAGACGGCGGCGATCGCGGGTTCGTCGAAACGCATGGTGAACTGGCGAAACGGGTGGAGGCGAAGAATCGCCGCAACGATAGCAGACTCGCGCGGCGCGCCAATAAGGGGTTTAGCCGACGGGGCCCGACCCGCCGAATCGGCGTGCCGGAGCACGACGCAAGGTCCGCGGCCCACGGCGTGAGGCGCAAGGCCCAAGGCGCAAGGCCCAAGGCCCAAGATCCAAGGCCCATACGGCCTACGCCGCACTGCCCACGGCGCGTCCGCCCCCGCTCGCCGTCAGCCCTGCTGCACCGCGTCGACGACGTTTCGCGGCGCGCCGTCCTGCCATGCGCGGATGTTCGACAGCGTCGTATGCGCGATCTCCGCGAGCGCCTCGCGCGTGAAGAACGCCTGGTGCGACGTGACGATCACGTTCGGGAACGTGAGCAGCCGCGCGAGCACGTCGTCCTGCAGCGGGCGATCCGAATGGTCTTCGAAGAAGAGCCCGCTTTCCTCCTCGTAGACGTCGAGCCCGAGATGCCCGAGCTGGCCCGTCTTCAGCGCGTCGATCAGCGCCTGCGTGTCGACGAGGCCGCCGCGGCTCGTGTTGATCAGCATCGCGCCCGGCTTCATCCGGGCGAGCGCGCCGGCGTCGATCAGGTGATGGGTGGCGGGCATCAGCGGGCAGTGCAGGCTCACGATGTCCGATTCGGCGAGCAACTGCTCGAGCGGCACGTAGCGCACGCCGAGCGCGATCAGCGCGTCGTCGTGCGGCGGCAGCGAATGCGCGAGCACGCGCATTCCGAAGCCCGCCACGATCCGCGCGAACACGCTGCCGATAAGGCCCGTGCCGATTACGCCGACCGTCTTGCCGAAGAGATCGAAGCCGAGCAGCCCGTTCAGCGAGAAGTCGCCTTCGCGGGTGCGCGCGACGGCGCGCGGCAGGCGGCGGTTGAGCGCGAGGATCAGCGCGACCGCGTGCTCGGCGACCGCATGCGGCGAGTAGGCGGGCACGCGCACGACGATGAGCCCGAGCCGGGCCGCCGCCGCGAGGTCGACATGGTTGAAGCCCGCCGAGCGCAGCGCGATGAGGCGCGTGCCGCCCGCGGCGAGCGCCTCGAGCACGGCGGCGTCGAGGGTGTCGTTGACGAACGGGCAGACGACCTCGTAGCCGCGCGCGAGGATCGCCGTCTCCGCGTCGAGATGGGAAGGCTGGAAATGCAGCCGGTAGCCGAACGACTGGTTGGCGGCATCGAACGAATCGTGGTCGTACTGCCGGCTGCTGAAAAGAATCACGCGCACGCTTTGCCTCCGGTAAAGGGTGCGCATTAGTTTACTTCAGCCGAGCGTCACTGGAGCCCCGTGACGACGTCGGGGCGCTTCGCCGTGCCGGCCTCGCGCATGAAGTAGTGGCCGTTCGTCTCGGTCTTCTGGCCGCCGAGGTGGTACAGCGCGTGCTCGACGAAGCTGCGGGTGCGCGCCGGCAGGAACTGGCGGTTCGGATAGACGATCGACAGCTGCGTGTCGGGATCGTCGATCCGGTAGTCGCCGAGAATCCGCACGAGCTCGCCGCTTTCCAGCGCGTCGGCGATGTAGCTTTCCGGCAGCACCGAGATGCCGGTGCCGGCGAGCGTCGCCGCGCGCACCATCGATGCGCTGTTGACCGTGTAGACGGGCTGCAGCGACACGACGTGCGTGAAGTGATCCGGATCGACGAAGCGCCAGGTCGACGAGTGCTGGTCGGCCGGCAGCGCGATGCACGCATGGCGGACGAGATCGTCGGGCCGGTGCGGCGCGCCGTGCCGTTCGATGTACGAAGGCGCGGCGCACAGCGCGAGCGTGTTCGGCATCAGCGGATGGCCGATCAGCGCCGGGTTGCCGTCGAGGCGGCCGCCTGTGACGAGGCCGGCGTCGTAGCCGGCTTCGATCACGTCGAGCGGCCCTTCGGTCAGCGTCAGCTGCACGCGGACCTTCGGGTACTGACGCCGGTAGCTGTCGACGAGGGGCGTGACCCGGCCGGGCGACAGCAACCCGGACACGGCGACGCGCAACGTGCCGACGGGCTCATGAACCGCCCGCTCGACGGATGCCTCGAGCTGATCGAACTCCTCGAGCAGCGCCCGGCAGCCGTCGAGGTAGCGGATGCCCGCTTCCGTCAGCGACAGATTGCGCGTCGTGCGATGGATGAGGCGCGTGTTCAGATGTGTCTCGAGCATCGCGATCGAACGCGTGACGAGCGCATTCGATACGCCGAGTTTCCGCGCCGCTCGCCGGAAGCTCTGCAGTTCTGCAACACATACGAAAACACGCATGGTCTGGATTTGGTTCATAGCTTTCGTTGGCCCATTAAATGATTATGTTGTGTTTTTCGCCTTCGATCATGGCAAGCCGCCGGCTGTCGGATCAGCACAGAACTTGTCTTAAATATCGAATCATCGAAGGCTGGGCAAATTGTTCAATAAGCTGAGTGCATCAGTCAACTAAATAATTATTTCATCTCGAATGTAATAAATCGGTCGTCGGGATCGGCGATCCCTATTTTCGGGGTGTGAACCGATTCCGAGATTTGCGCGGATGATATTCGACGAATGCGACAGTTTTAATCCCTGCGAGGCGTCCGCGCGGCGCGGCCGGCGCGGTACCGTTTCCAGTACGGTACTCCGCTGGTTCGGAGTGCGCAGCGCCGTGCGGCGCACGCCGTTCGAGCATTTTTCCGGGGATTTTTGTGAGCGGATTGCAATGCGGTCTAAGGTTCTTTTCCGGCGCGGAACAAATAAATTTGCTGCATCGCATCGAATGGTTAATGCAAGCTTTTTCGAAAAGCTTGACGGTTCGGGTTGCAAAAAATGATTTTTCGATTTAGTGGGAGGCGGATTTGATGACGATTTGGCCTATTCGGACGGCGCGGGTGGGAATTTTCCGGGGGCGTCGCGCGAGAAAAGCGCCGGCGGCCGAATAAGAAGAAAGGCGGGCCGCGGCGGGCGTCAAGTACTGATGCGTCGCAGGCGGGCCGTCGACGACCGCGGGCGACGGCGGGCGCGGCGAGCGGCGAACCCGGTTCGCCGCGGCCCGGGGCGGCCGCGGCCGGCTCGCGGCAACGCAGGCGCGCGGGCGAAGCGGGCCGGCAGGATGCGTCGCCGCGCTGCCCGCCGCCGCCGTCGCGCCCATCCGAAGCTCGCGTCGATCAAAACACTTGCGTATTGCAACGGTTCGCGGAATGATCGATCGATCACCGTATTCTCAACCCGTTGTTCCGCTCAGCTCATGTCCACGACCGATCATTCGCCGATTCCCTGTCCCGTCGTCGTCCCGCTCGACGCGATTCTGCCCGAAGAACCGCTCCTCATGATGGGCGCGGGCCCCGTGCCGATCCCGGCGGCGGTGGCGAAGGCGAACACGATCGTGATCAATCACCTGGGCGCGACGATGGCGAAGATCATCGAGCAGGTGAAG comes from Burkholderia savannae and encodes:
- a CDS encoding MFS transporter, whose amino-acid sequence is MTAVMKTILTRDFLALILSVAVVGLGTGATLPLTALALTEAGHGTNIVGMLTAAQAGGGLVVVPFVSAIMKRFGGRQVIVASVLMLAAATILMQFTSSLAVWGVLRVVCGAALMLLFTIGEAWVNQLADDATRGRVVAIYATNFTLFQMAGPVLVSQIAGMTNVRFALSGALFLLALPSLASIRKTPVGDEPHHEAHDRWTRVMPKMPALVIGTAFFALFDTLALSLLPLFAMERGVASGTAVLLAAILLFGDTAMQFPIGWLADKLGRERVHIGAGCVVLALLPLLPVVVATPWLCWPLLFVLGAAAGSVYTLSLVACGERFRGSALVTASSLVSASWSAASFGGPLVAGALMEQLGGDALVGVLIVSALAFIVAALWERRTLPMHAARQER
- a CDS encoding LysR family transcriptional regulator, with protein sequence MNQIQTMRVFVCVAELQSFRRAARKLGVSNALVTRSIAMLETHLNTRLIHRTTRNLSLTEAGIRYLDGCRALLEEFDQLEASVERAVHEPVGTLRVAVSGLLSPGRVTPLVDSYRRQYPKVRVQLTLTEGPLDVIEAGYDAGLVTGGRLDGNPALIGHPLMPNTLALCAAPSYIERHGAPHRPDDLVRHACIALPADQHSSTWRFVDPDHFTHVVSLQPVYTVNSASMVRAATLAGTGISVLPESYIADALESGELVRILGDYRIDDPDTQLSIVYPNRQFLPARTRSFVEHALYHLGGQKTETNGHYFMREAGTAKRPDVVTGLQ
- a CDS encoding 2-hydroxyacid dehydrogenase, whose protein sequence is MRVILFSSRQYDHDSFDAANQSFGYRLHFQPSHLDAETAILARGYEVVCPFVNDTLDAAVLEALAAGGTRLIALRSAGFNHVDLAAAARLGLIVVRVPAYSPHAVAEHAVALILALNRRLPRAVARTREGDFSLNGLLGFDLFGKTVGVIGTGLIGSVFARIVAGFGMRVLAHSLPPHDDALIALGVRYVPLEQLLAESDIVSLHCPLMPATHHLIDAGALARMKPGAMLINTSRGGLVDTQALIDALKTGQLGHLGLDVYEEESGLFFEDHSDRPLQDDVLARLLTFPNVIVTSHQAFFTREALAEIAHTTLSNIRAWQDGAPRNVVDAVQQG
- a CDS encoding MFS transporter; amino-acid sequence: MPLPLFALAVAAFGIGTTEFVIMGLLPNVARDLGVSIPAAGMLVSGYALGVTIGAPILAVVTAKMPRKAALLSLIGVFIVGNLFCAIAPGYTALMIARVVAAFCHGAFFGIGSVVASSLVAPNKRAQAIALMFTGLTLANVLGVPLGTALGQAFGWRATFWAVTGIGALAAAALAVCVPKRLEMPAAGIAREFGVLRNPQVLMVLGISVLASASLFTVFTYITPILEDVTGFTPHDVTLVLLLFGLGLTVGGTVGGKLADWRRMPSLVATLAAIGVVLAAFAGTMRTPMPALVTIFVWGVLAFAIVPPLQILIVDRASHAPNLASTLNQGAFNLGNALGAWLGGTAIHAGVPLAKLPWAGAVLAMAALALTLWSASLERRAVPGPAECA
- the bluB gene encoding 5,6-dimethylbenzimidazole synthase; this translates as MRFDEPAIAAVYRAIFERRDMRHFTSAPVDPAVLARLLRAAHHAPSVGFMQPWRFIRVTDPALRERIHALVDAERRATADALGERHDEFMRLKVEGVRECGELLVVALADGRERHVFGRRTLPEMDLASAACAIQNMWLAARAEGLGMGWVSLFDVDALRRLLAMPDGAKPIAVLCLGHVDAFYAKPMLEEERWATRMPLEECLYENGWDTAPTPARNT
- the fahA gene encoding fumarylacetoacetase, with translation MSATPDELRASLDPSRKSWLDAANDAACDFPIQNLPFGIFSDARHPEKRAGVALGDAIVDLAELARAGLLTVEGEAAVFERPALNDFIALGRDAWRSVRVQLSALFERGCARLRDDAALRARALVAQRDATLHLPVDIPGYTDFYSSKEHATNVGSMFRDPKNALLPNWSEMPIGYNGRASSVVVSGTPVRRPNGQLKLPDSDRPVFGACRKLDIELETGFIVGRGSALGEPIACEDAESHIFGVVLLNDWSARDIQQWEYVPLGPFNAKTFATSISPWIVTLDALEPFRTAQPKQAPEPLAYLRHGGEHAFDVELEVRLKPEGAAGATTISRTNFKHMYWTMAQQLAHHTVSGCNTRVGDLMGSGTISGPTKDSFGSLLELTWNGKEPVALASGGVRAFIEDGDELTLAGWCQGDGYRVGFGTCVGKILPASKG